The following coding sequences are from one Vicugna pacos chromosome 11, VicPac4, whole genome shotgun sequence window:
- the KAZALD1 gene encoding kazal-type serine protease inhibitor domain-containing protein 1 isoform X1 → MPQPPAAALVLPLLLLLMVVQTPPLAGARASPGPDYLRRGWLRLLAEGEGCAPCRPEECAAPRGCLAGRVRDACGCCWECANLEGQLCDLDPSAHFYGRCGEQLECRLDAGGDLSRGEVPEPLCACRSQRPLCGSDGRTYAQICRLQEAARSRPDANLTVAHPGPCESGLPPPSPEPQIVLHPYDIWNVTGQDVIFGCEVFAYPMASIEWRKDGLDIQLPGDDPHISVQFRGGPQRFEVTGWLQIQAVRPSDQGTYRCLAHNALGQVEASASLTVLTPEQLNSTGIPQLSSLHLVPEEEAESEEGEDYY, encoded by the exons ATGCCACAGCCGCCCGCAGCTGCCTTGGTGCTGCCCCTGCTGCTGCTACTGATGGTAGTGCAGACGCCGCCCCTGGCGGGCGCGCGGGCGTCCCCGGGCCCTGATTACCTGCGACGCGGCTGGCTGCGGCTGCTGGCGGAGGGCGAGGGCTGCGCTCCCTGCCGGCCAGAAGAGTGTGCCGCGCCGCGGGGCTGCCTGGCCGGCCGGGTGCGCGATGCGTGCGGCTGCTGTTGGGAATGCGCCAACCTCGAGGGCCAGCTCTGCGACCTGGACCCCAGCGCCCACTTCTACGGGCGCTGCGGCGAGCAGCTTGAGTGCCGGTTGGACGCAGGCGGCGACCTGAGCCGCGGAGAGGTGCCGGAGCCTCTGTGCGCCTGCCGTTCGCAGCGCCCGCTCTGCGGTTCGGACGGCCGCACCTACGCGCAGATCTGCCGCCTGCAGGAGGCGGCCCGCTCTCGACCGGACGCCAACCTCACCGTGGCGCACCCAGGGCCCTGCGAATCGG gcctcccacctccatccccagagccccaGATAGTGTTGCACCCATATGACATTTGGAATGTGACGGGGCAGGATGTGATCTTTGGCTGTGAGGTGTTTGCCTATCCCATGGCCTCCATCGAGTGGAGAAAGGATGGCTTGGACATTCAGCTGCCAGGGGATGACCCCCACATCTCTGTGCAG TTTAGGGGTGGACCCCAGAGGTTTGAGGTGACGGGCTGGCTGCAGATTCAGGCTGTGCGTCCCAGTGATCAGGGCACCTACCGCTGCCTGGCCCACAATGCCCTAGGCCAGGTGGAGGCCTCAGCTAGCCTGACAGTGCTCACACCAG AACAGCTGAACTCCACAGGCATCCCCCAGCTGTCATCCCTGCACCTGGTTCctgaggaggaggctgagagTGAAGAGGGCGAAGATTACTACTAG
- the KAZALD1 gene encoding kazal-type serine protease inhibitor domain-containing protein 1 isoform X2: MPQPPAAALVLPLLLLLMVVQTPPLAGARASPGPDYLRRGWLRLLAEGEGCAPCRPEECAAPRGCLAGRVRDACGCCWECANLEGQLCDLDPSAHFYGRCGEQLECRLDAGGDLSRGEVPEPLCACRSQRPLCGSDGRTYAQICRLQEAARSRPDANLTVAHPGPCESEPQIVLHPYDIWNVTGQDVIFGCEVFAYPMASIEWRKDGLDIQLPGDDPHISVQFRGGPQRFEVTGWLQIQAVRPSDQGTYRCLAHNALGQVEASASLTVLTPEQLNSTGIPQLSSLHLVPEEEAESEEGEDYY, from the exons ATGCCACAGCCGCCCGCAGCTGCCTTGGTGCTGCCCCTGCTGCTGCTACTGATGGTAGTGCAGACGCCGCCCCTGGCGGGCGCGCGGGCGTCCCCGGGCCCTGATTACCTGCGACGCGGCTGGCTGCGGCTGCTGGCGGAGGGCGAGGGCTGCGCTCCCTGCCGGCCAGAAGAGTGTGCCGCGCCGCGGGGCTGCCTGGCCGGCCGGGTGCGCGATGCGTGCGGCTGCTGTTGGGAATGCGCCAACCTCGAGGGCCAGCTCTGCGACCTGGACCCCAGCGCCCACTTCTACGGGCGCTGCGGCGAGCAGCTTGAGTGCCGGTTGGACGCAGGCGGCGACCTGAGCCGCGGAGAGGTGCCGGAGCCTCTGTGCGCCTGCCGTTCGCAGCGCCCGCTCTGCGGTTCGGACGGCCGCACCTACGCGCAGATCTGCCGCCTGCAGGAGGCGGCCCGCTCTCGACCGGACGCCAACCTCACCGTGGCGCACCCAGGGCCCTGCGAATCGG agccccaGATAGTGTTGCACCCATATGACATTTGGAATGTGACGGGGCAGGATGTGATCTTTGGCTGTGAGGTGTTTGCCTATCCCATGGCCTCCATCGAGTGGAGAAAGGATGGCTTGGACATTCAGCTGCCAGGGGATGACCCCCACATCTCTGTGCAG TTTAGGGGTGGACCCCAGAGGTTTGAGGTGACGGGCTGGCTGCAGATTCAGGCTGTGCGTCCCAGTGATCAGGGCACCTACCGCTGCCTGGCCCACAATGCCCTAGGCCAGGTGGAGGCCTCAGCTAGCCTGACAGTGCTCACACCAG AACAGCTGAACTCCACAGGCATCCCCCAGCTGTCATCCCTGCACCTGGTTCctgaggaggaggctgagagTGAAGAGGGCGAAGATTACTACTAG